The bacterium genome includes a region encoding these proteins:
- a CDS encoding thioredoxin domain-containing protein — translation MVKIKNKNPKYILFLMAFLGFCISIELCYIYFNANFVANAGSSFCSINSVIDCDAVAKTAFSSFLGVPWAVYGLGFYLFVMFLTLFPFTKFKFFENFKNPQSYIFTFSTFAVINSVVLWAISSMVIHKICLLCYLLYGVNLLLLIFSKLGKSALNHYKDSFNDLNTIISDTRWLVIIISALFLFITALITINITQVFTPPAKDNIQTQDISSGGGNTYQPHGNILGAKNAKLVVHEYTDFQCPYCAISNSMMSRLVNEVDGVRVEHHDFPLNKECNSLVKASPHKYSCKAAYYARAARFQGKYWDYITLLFDNQQDLSEPRLIELAKSINLDIDQLKKDAYSPEVKQGVIADIEKAHSLNITSTPTYIIGIKKYEGLMPYPELRETVLRNMY, via the coding sequence GTGGTGAAAATAAAAAATAAAAATCCAAAATATATTTTGTTCTTGATGGCTTTTTTAGGGTTTTGCATAAGTATAGAGCTTTGTTATATTTATTTTAATGCAAATTTTGTTGCTAATGCAGGATCAAGTTTTTGTTCGATAAACAGTGTGATTGATTGTGATGCTGTTGCAAAAACGGCTTTTTCAAGTTTTTTAGGCGTTCCATGGGCCGTTTACGGTCTTGGTTTTTATTTATTTGTAATGTTTTTAACTTTATTTCCTTTTACAAAATTTAAATTTTTTGAAAATTTTAAAAATCCGCAAAGTTATATTTTTACTTTTTCTACTTTCGCTGTAATTAATTCAGTTGTTTTATGGGCAATTTCTTCGATGGTTATTCACAAAATTTGCCTGCTTTGCTATCTTTTATACGGTGTGAATTTACTTCTTTTAATATTCAGTAAACTGGGTAAGTCTGCTTTAAACCATTATAAAGATTCTTTTAATGATTTAAACACCATAATTTCAGACACCAGATGGCTTGTAATTATAATTTCAGCTCTTTTCCTTTTCATAACAGCACTTATAACAATAAATATTACACAAGTTTTTACACCTCCCGCAAAAGATAATATCCAAACACAAGATATATCTTCAGGCGGAGGAAATACTTACCAGCCGCATGGAAATATTCTCGGAGCAAAGAATGCGAAACTCGTTGTACATGAATATACTGATTTTCAGTGTCCTTATTGCGCTATCTCCAATTCTATGATGTCCAGACTTGTTAATGAGGTTGACGGTGTGAGAGTTGAGCATCATGATTTCCCTCTTAATAAGGAATGTAATTCGCTTGTTAAAGCATCTCCGCACAAATACAGCTGCAAAGCGGCATATTATGCAAGAGCAGCCAGATTTCAGGGTAAATATTGGGATTATATTACTTTGCTATTTGATAATCAGCAGGACCTCTCTGAACCCAGACTTATTGAACTTGCAAAAAGTATAAATCTTGACATAGACCAATTAAAAAAAGATGCCTATTCTCCTGAAGTAAAACAGGGGGTTATAGCAGACATAGA
- a CDS encoding HAD family hydrolase — protein MPNNNYPKRDIKLIVLDIDGTISDRSTNRVSDELKDAIKTVINKGIKVILNTGRDYEDAAKIAKELDLNTPIICNYGKYIKKEGRLIYENPSNIVDLKGDSLEYIAKMWGIKKENIMSIGNDVEDISMFKKSGIAVVIEGSTDFEEIKPFAHYITDNLNKSGVVLAIKKLLL, from the coding sequence TTGCCTAATAATAATTATCCTAAAAGAGATATTAAATTAATTGTTCTTGATATTGATGGCACTATATCTGATAGAAGTACAAATAGAGTAAGTGATGAACTGAAAGATGCAATTAAAACGGTCATTAATAAAGGAATTAAAGTGATTTTAAATACGGGCAGAGATTATGAAGATGCCGCTAAAATAGCTAAAGAGCTTGATCTGAATACTCCTATTATTTGCAATTACGGTAAATATATTAAAAAAGAAGGCAGATTGATTTATGAAAATCCGAGTAATATCGTAGATTTAAAAGGCGATTCTTTAGAATATATTGCAAAAATGTGGGGAATTAAAAAAGAAAATATTATGTCTATTGGCAACGATGTAGAAGATATTAGTATGTTTAAAAAATCAGGAATTGCTGTTGTTATTGAAGGCAGCACTGATTTTGAGGAGATTAAACCTTTTGCACATTATATAACTGATAATTTAAATAAATCAGGAGTTGTATTAGCTATAAAAAAACTTTTATTATAA